ACAATACTGCTGCTCTTTTTAATTTATTATTTTCAATTAAATTTAAACTATTTAATAATTCTTCATTTGAAATTTTTAAATTTGTTTTATTTATTCTTCCAGAAAATATAGCTTGTTTCCTAAAAATTTCAAAAGCTTCACTATTTAAATTCTCAAATTTAGCATTTTCTATCAAAAAATCTTCCCAACTTAAACCCATTTTTTTTAACAAAAAGTTATCTAAAGCTTGTCCTGTTAACTGTAATTTTGTACTACCTGTTCTATAATGATATTCTCCTTTATATGAAACTGGGTATATACTTTTATGTAATATTATTTAAATATATCTTTTATTTTCTTTAGTCAATAAATTAGTATCAACCACAATACCTAAGATATCTCTAACTTTATTTGGAATATCTTCTAAAAGTTTTTTTGAATTAGATAACCCTATTACTTCTGAATTATCTTTTACTCCTATATATATTTTACCACCTTGTGCATTTGCAAATCCACAAATCCATTTTATATATTCATCTTTCCATATTTATTTATATTCTATATTTTGGCTTTCCAAATTATTCATCTCTATAATCTATATTATTTTAAGATTTTTAGAATAAAATACAATTTTAAATTTTATTTTTTCTCATCTTTACTTGCAAAAGGATGAGTTTTCAAATATACGTCTCTTAATGCTTTTTTACTTACATGAGTATAAAATTGTGTAGTCGCTATACTTGTATGCCCTAATAATTCTTGTACATATCTTATATCTACACCACTATTAAGTAATTCAGTTGCAAAACTATGTCTAAATACATGTGGTGTAATTTCTTTGTTTATGCCACTTTTAACTCCATATGCTTCTACTAGTCTACGAAGTGATCTAGTTGTAAGTCTAGCACCCCTTGCATTAGCAAATACTATATCTTTATTATACTTATTATTAGCTTTTTTTACAGCTATATATTCTTTTAGATATTTATGGGCTGTATTACTAAAAAAAGTTATTCTTTCTTTGTTTCCTTTACCTATTACTCTTAATTCTCTTTCTTCCATATTTATCATACTTTCTGATAATTCTAAAAGTTCAAAAGAACGAAGACCACTAGAATAAAGAACTTCTATTATTGCCCTATCTCTCATACCTAGTATATTATCAAGCGGTATTACTGCTCTTAACTTTTCCATATCTTCTTTTACTAGAAATGTTGGTAATTTATTTTCGAATTTAGGAGTATTAATATATATAGCCTTATTTTCATCAAGCTCATTATTGCTTATTAAATAATCAAAAAAACTTCTAATAGCAGAAATTTTTCTATTAATACTTCTTTTAGATGATTTTTTTACATAATTAAGGTAGGCTATATATGATCTAAGTGTCATAATTTCTACATTTTTAAATTCAAATATAGCCTCATTTTTTTCTAAATATTCTATTAATTGACTTATGTCATTTCTATATGATCTAATAGTATTATGGCTTTTACCTAAAATTACTTCATTATAGTATAAATAATCATCTAATTTTTTATTCATTATTTTTTACCTTTTTTAATATTTCTAATATTTTTACAATCAGGATAAGAACTACATGCTAAAAACTTACCAAATCTACCTTTTTTAATGGCAAATTCTGAACCACATTTTTCACATTTTCCGGCTTCTCTAATTATTCTTTGATTTTCTTCAATTTCTTTTTCTACATATTCTGCTAAAATATATGTGTCATTTTCTATTTGTATTAAGCCTTTTTTTAGTTTAGTTTTAATTTCTGGACTTAATGTAACTCTATTATTATCTGACTCATAATTTTCGCTTTCTAAATATGCTCCAAATCTACCATTTTTAAGAATATAGCGAACTCCATTTACATTATAGTCTGTCTTAAATCCTTTTTTCTCATTTAATAAGGCTTCCACTTTATCTTTAACAAATATCTTACCTTTTTCAATTTCTTCTTTAAGAACTTCTACATTTTTTAAAGTTATTTTTTCTTCTTCATTAGTTTCACTTATTAAATATTTACCAAATCTACCAGATTTAAGTATCATAGGCTTAGAATTACTATCTAATACATCAGATTCTATTCTTGCATTTTTTAATTTATCTATTTCTTTTTGATATTTAACTATATTTTTATCAACTGATTTATAGTATTTATCTAATACTTTTACCCATTCTCTTTTACCATATGCTATATCATCTAATTCATTTTCCATTTTTGCAGTAAATTTAGTGTCCATAATATGTTCAAAATGGTCTTCTAATTCATTTTTAACAGAATAACCTTGTATAGTTGGTATTAATTTTTTCTGTTCTATTATTATATACTCTTTTTTTACTAAGTTATCAATTATTGACGCATAAGTTGATG
This window of the Oceanivirga salmonicida genome carries:
- a CDS encoding AlbA family DNA-binding domain-containing protein, whose amino-acid sequence is MWKDEYIKWICGFANAQGGKIYIGVKDNSEVIGLSNSKKLLEDIPNKVRDILGIVVDTNLLTKENKRYI
- the xerA gene encoding site-specific tyrosine recombinase/integron integrase, giving the protein MNKKLDDYLYYNEVILGKSHNTIRSYRNDISQLIEYLEKNEAIFEFKNVEIMTLRSYIAYLNYVKKSSKRSINRKISAIRSFFDYLISNNELDENKAIYINTPKFENKLPTFLVKEDMEKLRAVIPLDNILGMRDRAIIEVLYSSGLRSFELLELSESMINMEERELRVIGKGNKERITFFSNTAHKYLKEYIAVKKANNKYNKDIVFANARGARLTTRSLRRLVEAYGVKSGINKEITPHVFRHSFATELLNSGVDIRYVQELLGHTSIATTQFYTHVSKKALRDVYLKTHPFASKDEKK